A part of Arachis hypogaea cultivar Tifrunner chromosome 12, arahy.Tifrunner.gnm2.J5K5, whole genome shotgun sequence genomic DNA contains:
- the LOC112728039 gene encoding uncharacterized protein isoform X2, translated as MSSSRFLFSNGILSNTLDTPPVKLFLEAQPGAYTTSRTHNNASCLLFWERHMKRLSESIRILSTLAPHLLFKSNNSAIVPPSSTTLPIWQPTLQMLVDDSMQKVMPIAIKERVDCRELAVTTLVSGNLEELNACETIDEDRVCKILDVHVHIETYVPPAFGILGNGAHLALAGYGRHVAIAKYSDWVRIRKSLEKLRPPSVTELLLSNDGNHILEGCVTNFFVVCCKGQDSDDKANGNKYPFEVQTAPLSDGVLPGIIRQVVIEVCRSEGIPIREVAPSWLEHGIWEEAFITSGLRILQHVESIQVPTEWQSVHSKTWKDISWTKKQFQIRDDHNYNSRKDYGKSNP; from the exons ATGTCAAGTTCAAGGTTTTTATTCAGTAAtggcattctatcaaacaccttaGATACACCACCAGTCAAACTCTTCTTAGAAGCACAACCAG GTGCTTACACAACATCACGTACTCATAACAATGCCTCATGCTTGTTGTTTTGGGAGAGACACATGAAAAGACTTTCAGAATCCATACGAATTCTATCAACGCTGGCTCCTCATCTTCTATTTAAATCTAATAATTCTGCGATTGTGCCACCATCATCGACAACCTTGCCAATATGGCAACCCACTCTACAAATGCTTGTTGATGATTCGATGCAAAAGGTTATGCCAATTGCAATAAAGGAGAGGGTTGATTGTCGAGAGCTGGCTGTTACAACTCTTGTGAGTGGTAATTTGGAGGAATTGAATGCATGTGAGACTATAGATGAGGACAGAGTTTGTAAAATTCTTGATGTGCATGTGCATATTGAGACTTATGTGCCTCCTGCATTTGGTATCTTGGGAAATGGTGCACATTTGGCTTTGGCAGGCTATGGGAGGCATGTTGCAATTGCAAAATATTCAGATTGGGTAAG GATAAGGAAGAGTCTGGAAAAGCTCAGGCCTCCTTCAGTTACAGAACTGTTGCTATCTAATGATGGTAATCACATACTTGAAGGTTGTGTcacaaatttttttgttgtttgttgCAAG GGTCAGGATTCAGATGATAAGGCCAATGGAAACAAATATCCTTTTGAAGTACAGACTGCTCCTTTAAGTGACGGTGTTCTTCCAGGAATAATACGCCAAGTAGTAATTGA AGTATGCAGGAGTGAAGGAATCCCAATTCGAGAAGTTGCTCCATCATGGTTGGAACATGGAATCTGGGAGGAGGCATTCATCACAA GTGGCTTGAGGATTTTGCAACATGTCGAAAGTATTCAGGTTCCAACAGAATGGCAATCAGTCCATTCCAAAACGTGGAAGGATATATCATGGACAAAGAAGCAATTTCAG ATCAGGGATGATCACAACTATAATTCAA GAAAAGATTATGGAAAAAGCAACCCTTGA
- the LOC112728039 gene encoding uncharacterized protein isoform X3, whose amino-acid sequence MKRLSESIRILSTLAPHLLFKSNNSAIVPPSSTTLPIWQPTLQMLVDDSMQKVMPIAIKERVDCRELAVTTLVSGNLEELNACETIDEDRVCKILDVHVHIETYVPPAFGILGNGAHLALAGYGRHVAIAKYSDWVRIRKSLEKLRPPSVTELLLSNDGNHILEGCVTNFFVVCCKGQDSDDKANGNKYPFEVQTAPLSDGVLPGIIRQVVIEVCRSEGIPIREVAPSWLEHGIWEEAFITSGLRILQHVESIQVPTEWQSVHSKTWKDISWTKKQFQGRSGMITTIIQEKIMEKATLEGYSISNICKG is encoded by the exons ATGAAAAGACTTTCAGAATCCATACGAATTCTATCAACGCTGGCTCCTCATCTTCTATTTAAATCTAATAATTCTGCGATTGTGCCACCATCATCGACAACCTTGCCAATATGGCAACCCACTCTACAAATGCTTGTTGATGATTCGATGCAAAAGGTTATGCCAATTGCAATAAAGGAGAGGGTTGATTGTCGAGAGCTGGCTGTTACAACTCTTGTGAGTGGTAATTTGGAGGAATTGAATGCATGTGAGACTATAGATGAGGACAGAGTTTGTAAAATTCTTGATGTGCATGTGCATATTGAGACTTATGTGCCTCCTGCATTTGGTATCTTGGGAAATGGTGCACATTTGGCTTTGGCAGGCTATGGGAGGCATGTTGCAATTGCAAAATATTCAGATTGGGTAAG GATAAGGAAGAGTCTGGAAAAGCTCAGGCCTCCTTCAGTTACAGAACTGTTGCTATCTAATGATGGTAATCACATACTTGAAGGTTGTGTcacaaatttttttgttgtttgttgCAAG GGTCAGGATTCAGATGATAAGGCCAATGGAAACAAATATCCTTTTGAAGTACAGACTGCTCCTTTAAGTGACGGTGTTCTTCCAGGAATAATACGCCAAGTAGTAATTGA AGTATGCAGGAGTGAAGGAATCCCAATTCGAGAAGTTGCTCCATCATGGTTGGAACATGGAATCTGGGAGGAGGCATTCATCACAA GTGGCTTGAGGATTTTGCAACATGTCGAAAGTATTCAGGTTCCAACAGAATGGCAATCAGTCCATTCCAAAACGTGGAAGGATATATCATGGACAAAGAAGCAATTTCAG GGTAGATCAGGGATGATCACAACTATAATTCAA GAAAAGATTATGGAAAAAGCAACCCTTGAAGGATATTCAATTAGCAACATATGCAAAGGGTGA
- the LOC112728039 gene encoding uncharacterized protein isoform X1, with amino-acid sequence MSSSRFLFSNGILSNTLDTPPVKLFLEAQPGAYTTSRTHNNASCLLFWERHMKRLSESIRILSTLAPHLLFKSNNSAIVPPSSTTLPIWQPTLQMLVDDSMQKVMPIAIKERVDCRELAVTTLVSGNLEELNACETIDEDRVCKILDVHVHIETYVPPAFGILGNGAHLALAGYGRHVAIAKYSDWVRIRKSLEKLRPPSVTELLLSNDGNHILEGCVTNFFVVCCKGQDSDDKANGNKYPFEVQTAPLSDGVLPGIIRQVVIEVCRSEGIPIREVAPSWLEHGIWEEAFITSGLRILQHVESIQVPTEWQSVHSKTWKDISWTKKQFQGRSGMITTIIQEKIMEKATLEGYSISNICKG; translated from the exons ATGTCAAGTTCAAGGTTTTTATTCAGTAAtggcattctatcaaacaccttaGATACACCACCAGTCAAACTCTTCTTAGAAGCACAACCAG GTGCTTACACAACATCACGTACTCATAACAATGCCTCATGCTTGTTGTTTTGGGAGAGACACATGAAAAGACTTTCAGAATCCATACGAATTCTATCAACGCTGGCTCCTCATCTTCTATTTAAATCTAATAATTCTGCGATTGTGCCACCATCATCGACAACCTTGCCAATATGGCAACCCACTCTACAAATGCTTGTTGATGATTCGATGCAAAAGGTTATGCCAATTGCAATAAAGGAGAGGGTTGATTGTCGAGAGCTGGCTGTTACAACTCTTGTGAGTGGTAATTTGGAGGAATTGAATGCATGTGAGACTATAGATGAGGACAGAGTTTGTAAAATTCTTGATGTGCATGTGCATATTGAGACTTATGTGCCTCCTGCATTTGGTATCTTGGGAAATGGTGCACATTTGGCTTTGGCAGGCTATGGGAGGCATGTTGCAATTGCAAAATATTCAGATTGGGTAAG GATAAGGAAGAGTCTGGAAAAGCTCAGGCCTCCTTCAGTTACAGAACTGTTGCTATCTAATGATGGTAATCACATACTTGAAGGTTGTGTcacaaatttttttgttgtttgttgCAAG GGTCAGGATTCAGATGATAAGGCCAATGGAAACAAATATCCTTTTGAAGTACAGACTGCTCCTTTAAGTGACGGTGTTCTTCCAGGAATAATACGCCAAGTAGTAATTGA AGTATGCAGGAGTGAAGGAATCCCAATTCGAGAAGTTGCTCCATCATGGTTGGAACATGGAATCTGGGAGGAGGCATTCATCACAA GTGGCTTGAGGATTTTGCAACATGTCGAAAGTATTCAGGTTCCAACAGAATGGCAATCAGTCCATTCCAAAACGTGGAAGGATATATCATGGACAAAGAAGCAATTTCAG GGTAGATCAGGGATGATCACAACTATAATTCAA GAAAAGATTATGGAAAAAGCAACCCTTGAAGGATATTCAATTAGCAACATATGCAAAGGGTGA